The following coding sequences are from one Strigops habroptila isolate Jane chromosome 18, bStrHab1.2.pri, whole genome shotgun sequence window:
- the RAB44 gene encoding ras-related protein Rab-44 isoform X1 produces the protein MHFQFNPTPPSPAKVSSKEELAKGQQPSVSPGQDQQGPMAERRAGTKSRRLGSSRRKGFSEAPAAAPSPDKEPPWAAEIVQRVQDFLREQDKDQAGFVTRSDIQKLQEEDLPCSTEELELVFDGLDAAGTGRLRTEEFTFGLWQFLSSQEAARGHRRRKTASRRVRLVLPSPALEEVDSEERRQFAAFMDQLGTDNISEEEEIWKLWVKLRQDEPQLLGNLEDFVAKMRHRIQEVRNKKEALEETLSKRVAEHDKEVQQLCGALEQRIQQEQQWLEQESMARSHQHAVELQQMLDASEKEVQRLVRAQTELETRCHSLRSMQEAANTENQQLKESNRVLEQHLQHLHQQLQQTHGRLQAVRAAVAWEHMEEPMGRAVAELPRETPVSPQISLEKSEKYHSEMRVRRGSQSREPKAKSTHQVVWEMLPAEISLLGAPRGASSAEENPFPESLKEERFSDQSSLLREMNDAIAALSKQLKPQAPGTTPAAANTAHHPQDDAEPHMGLEEATAHGTTPRVLQETLSGHIGHKLFEGDMKEGPGAAPDVTQAGASMGAGHHRAQEPGAEQGESLEEAQRMLFLQGKGGGVKEVMLKVAEQPQGALGENMEAGEQALMEVEGARWMQEKTSWEKAQLLGEAEEVALSQGENLEAGLGSPEAGEAGLVVGQCLGMEELHTAVAQPLGTGLGEEAHPPLGLSKELEINPGELKEPEQPSQGEARIGAAQGDSVLPEVTVAPGPRMLEEERVSAEVKLQRETLDAEVLPAQAQHGAGIEEREVEVTQGESAREDAEQDKNVGAEVALPVVLPPDDVQEGGAGADVPPLEAQSSEANMQLLAEVEAALQPWVEVGSSGTEQGGSMAPDVQPLEKGDQPELGLGEDMGAAVLHSEGPSPAEMSMGSPAPRGLFPVKAQALEMVEAEDAWADMQLHRGSSPETPQGEQGHTVVHLMEEDEDDAQEQGERELPQEPVLDPQGAGFGQGKGAGAGMQPREEAESLDRLEDQSTDASVKVLAEMDEVKVTPGRNTEGDLQLLSEISSLDTEQRGSVAPDVQPLDQVDKAELVALEAENWVDMELRGGLSLEAPWGAEGGTAAQLKEEDEDGAQEQDEHGLPQEPVLDPQGAGFGQGEVAAAGLKPREEVESLDRLEDQNIGANVQALAEMKKLKLTPGGSAEADLQLLSEVSSLDTEQGGNADPDAQPLDQVNKAELVEMEAEDSTANIELHEGPKLETLQGGEHHAALQLVEKDEDGEEGQGECGLSHEPVLPSHGVAIRQGEGAAAGVQPRVEAERLDRLEDQSTGASVQMLAEMDEAKVTPGGNTEGDLQLLTEVSSPGRERGGSVVPDVPNVQTLDQVDKAELVEMEAEDWADMELHGGPSPETPQEEGDHAVLHHLEEDEDGAQEQGESGLAQEPVFHPHGVRQGEGTGAGVQPHAEAVILDTLEAQSTHASVQPPTEPEELRSSSGGSAEGNVGAAAMREGQQSHTPGSDAAHTAKGCKGAAGAHLSPPAEATSHPECAAAPKAPGVEAKLGAPTGPDGQILGYTQTLELPQGERAAAEGRRLDGAQGLEVGQGERLEAGERSLMESQGLGLKQDHDDDGASAPGSLVSEVPLQISTLKLEAMMQEDVLVPDVRRLGASGQAAQSELQEQVSAQAEKPQHVMETEKVAAGPAELPKQEVAPASLLHTRVLQEEDAGNDPLGMVLGGSSLGDAASMQPQKQLLGEQSKDLEVGQWKKQQEVGRKMSQEGEPIPGEPRTITAGGAGAVPRGSSKASLDPDHLYNVLFVGDSHVGKTSFLYRLHADTFNPHLTATVGLDYQVKNFVVDNKRFALRLWDSAGQERYHSITKQFFRKADGVVLMYDITSEYSFLDVQYWLSCIQEGAEDRVTILLLGNKTDCAAERQVPTEQGERLAKEHQLMFYECSAASGHNVSESMVSLIRLLKVNEDKLKNKAEEVPKLPQKKKGCCW, from the exons ATGCATTTCCAGTTCAATCCCACTCCACCGTCTCCCGCCAAGGTCTCCAGCAAGGAGGAGCTGGCCAAGGGTCAACAACCATCAGTTTCCCCTGGACAGGACCAACAGGGGCCCATGGCTGAGCGCCGGGCGGGCACAAAGAGCAGGCGCTTGGGCTCCAGCCGGCGCAAGGGCTTCAGTgaggcaccagcagcagcccccagccccgaCAAGGAGCCACCATGGGCAGCCGAAATAGTGCAGAGGGTGCAGGACTTCCTCAGGGAGCAGGACAAGGACCAGGCGGGGTTCGTCACCCGCTCGGACATACAG AAAttgcaggaggaagatctcccatgcagcacagaggagctggagcttGTCTTCGATGGGCTAGATGCTGCCGGCACCGGGCGGTTGAGAACTGAGGAATTCACTTTTGGACTCT GGCAGTTCCTGAGCTCCCAGGAAGCTGCCAGGGGCCATCGCCGGCGGAAAACAGCATCCCGGAGGGTCCGCTTGGTCCTTCCCAGCCCGGCGCTGGAGGAGGTGGATAGTGAGGAGCGGAGGCAGTTCGCTGCCTTTATGGACCAGTTGGGCACGGACAACATCTCCGAGGA AGAGGAGATCTGGAAGCTCTGGGTGAAGCTCCGGCAGGATGAACCCCAGCTCCTGGGCAACCTGGAGGACTTTGTGGCCAAGATGAGGCACCGCATCCAGGAAGTGAGGAACAAGAAGGAGGCTTTGGAGGAGACCCTGAGCAA GCGTGTGGCCGAGCATGACAAGGAGGTGCAGCAGCTCTGCGGGGCTCTGGAGCAGCGGatccagcaggagcagcagtggctggagcaggag AGCATGGCCCGGAGCCACCAGCATGCTGTGGAGCTCCAACAAATGCTGGATGCCAGCGAGAAGGAGGTGCAGCGCTTGGTCAGAGCACAGACAGAG CTGGAGACACGGTGCCACAGCCTCCGCAGCATGCAGGAAGCTGCCAACACCGAAAAccagcagctgaaggagagcaaccgggtgctggagcagcacctTCAGCacctccaccagcagctccagcagacCCACGGGCGCCTGCAGGCAGTGAGGGCTGCGGTGGCCTGGGAACACATGGAGGAGCCCAT gggcagagcagtggcagagctgccCAGAGAGACACCAGTGTCCCCACAG ataagcctggagaagagcgAGAAGTACCACTCCGAGATGCGGGTCAGGAGGGGGTCCCAGAGTAGAGAGCCCAAAGCCAAGAGCACCCATCAAGT GGTTTGGGAAATGCTGCCAGCAGAAATAAGCCTTTTGGGAGCCCCGCGGGGAGCGAGCTCTGCGGAAGAGAACCCCTTCCCAGAATCTCTGAAAGAGGAACGCTTCTCTGACCAGAGCTCTTTGCTAAGAGAGATGAATGATGCAATAGCAGCTCTGAGCAAACAGCTGAAGCCACAGGCACCGGGTACAacccctgcagcagcaaacactgcacATCACCCCCAGGATGATGCTGAGCCCCAtatggggctggaggaagcCACAGCACATGGAACAACCCCCAGGGTGCTACAGGAGACCCTCTCTGGTCATATTGGTCACAAGCTGTTTGAAGGAGACATGAAAGAAGGACCAGGCGCAGCTCCAGACGTGACACAGGCTGGTGCGTCCATGGGAGCTGGGCACCACAGGGCTCAGGAgccaggggcagagcagggagaaagcCTGGAGGAGGCACAGAGGATGTTATTCCTGCAAGGAAAGGGTGGTGGTGTGAAGGAGGTGATGCTAAAGGTGGCAGAGCAGCCACAAGGAGCACTGGGAGAGAACATGGAGGCAGGAGAGCAAGCGCTGATGGAAGTGGAGGGAGCAAGATGgatgcaggaaaaaacaagTTGGGAAAAGGCACAGCTCCTGGGAGAAGCTGAGGAAGTGGCATTAAGCCAGGGAGAAAACCTGGAGGCAGGTCTAGGGTCACCAGAGGCTGGGGAGGCAGGTCTGGTTGTGGGACAGTGCCTTGGCATGGAGGAGCTTCACACAGCAGTGGCTCAGCCCCTGGGCACGGGGCTGGGAGAAGAGGCTCACCCACCACTGGGGCTCTCCAAGGAACTGGAAATAAATCCAGGAGAGCTCAAGGAGCCAGAGCAACCATCCCAGGGTGAGGCACGAATAGGAGCAGCCCAGGGGGACAGTGTCCTTCCCGAGGTGACTGTGGCTCCTGGCCCCAGGATGCTGGAGGAAGAGCGTGTAAGTGCAGAGGTGAAGCTCCAGAGAGAGACCTTGGATGCAGAGGTGCTGCCAGCCCAAGCTCAGCATGGAGCTGGAATTGAGGAAAGGGAGGTGGAAGTAACACAGGGTGAATCTGCAAGGGAAGATGCAGAGCAGGACAAGAATGTTGGTGCAGAAGTGGCACTACCAGTGGTGCTGCCACCTGATGATGtgcaggaaggaggagcaggagcagatgtGCCACCGCTGGAGGCCCAGAGCAGCGAAGCCAACatgcagctgctggcagaggtggaggcagctctgcagccatggGTTGAGGTTGGCTCCTCGGGGACAGAACAGGGAGGGAGCATGGCTCCAGATGTGCAGCCACTGGAGAAGGGTGATCAACCAGAGTTAGGGCTGGGGGAGGacatgggtgctgctgtgctgcacagtgagggtccttccccagcagaaaTGTCTATGGGGAGCCCAGCCCCGCGTGGGCTCTTCCCAGTTAAGGCTCAGGCACTGGAAATGGTGGAGGCAGAGGATGCTTGGGCAGATATGCAGCTACATAGGGGTTCCAGCCCAGAAACACCCCAGGGAGAGCAGGGTCACACAGTCGTACATCTCatggaggaggatgaggatgatgCACAAGAGCAGGGTGAGCGTGAGCTGCCACAGGAGCCTGTGCTTGATCCACAGGGAGCAGGATTTGGGCAGGGAAAGGGGGCTGGTGCAGGTATGCAGCCACGAGAGGAGGCTGAAAgcctggacaggctggaggaCCAGAGCACTGATGCAAGTGTGAAGGTGCTTGCAGAGATGGATGAGGTCAAAGTGACCCCAGGCAGGAACACTGAGGGAGATCTGCAGCTCCTGAGTGAGATCAGCTCACTGGAtacagagcagagagggagcGTGGCTCCAGATGTGCAACCCCTGGATCAGGTGGATAAAGCAGAGTTAGTGGCATTGGAGGCAGAGAACTGGGTAGACATGGAGCTGCGTGGGGGTCTCAGCCTAGAAGCTCcatggggagcagagggtggaACAGCTGCTCAGCtcaaggaggaggatgaggatggtgCACAGGAGCAGGATGAACATGGGCTGCCACAGGAGCCTGTGCTTGATCCGCAGGGAGCAGGATTTGGGCAGGGagaggtggctgctgcaggcCTGAAGCCACGGGAGGAGGTTGAAAgcctggacaggctggaggaCCAGAACATTGGTGCAAATGTGCAGGCACTTGCAGAGATGAAGAAACTCAAATTGACCCCAGGAGGGAGCGCAGAGGCAGATCTGCAGCTCCTGAGTGAGGTCAGCTCCCTGGAtacagagcagggagggaatgCCGATCCAGATGCGCAACCTCTGGATCAGGTCAATAAAGCAGAGTTAGTGGAAATGGAGGCAGAGGATTCCACAGCAAACATAGAGCTGCATGAGGGCCCCAAACTTGAAACCCTCCAGGGAGGGGAACACCATGCAGCCTTGCAACTTGTGGAgaaggatgaggatggggaagaAGGGCAGGGTGAGTGTGGGCTGTCACACGAGCCTGTGCTTCCCTCCCACGGAGTGGCCAtcaggcagggagagggggcTGCTGCAGGCGTGCAGCCACGGGTGGAGGCTGAAAGactggacaggctggaggaCCAGAGCACTGGTGCAAGTGTGCAGATGCTTGCAGAGATGGATGAGGCCAAAGTGACCCCAGGAGGGAACACTGAAGGAGATCTGCAGCTCTTGACTGAGGTCAGCTCCCCAGGGAGAGAGCGTGGAGGGAGCGTGGTTCCAGATGTGCCAAATGTGCAAACCCTGGATCAGGTCGATAAAGCAGAGTTAGTGGAAATGGAGGCAGAGGACTGGGCAGACATGGAGCTGCATGGGGGTCCCAGCCCAGAAACGCCCCAGGAAGAGGGGGACCATGCAGTCCTACATCACCtagaggaggatgaggatggtgCACAAGAGCAGGGTGAGAGTGGGCTGGCACAGGAACCTGTGTTTCACCCACATGGGgtgaggcagggagaggggactGGTGCAGGTGTGCAGCCCCACGCAGAGGCTGTAATCCTGGACACGCTGGAGGCTCAGAGCACTCATGCAAGCGTGCAGCCACCAACAGAGCCAGAGGAGCTCAGGTCAAGCTCAGGAGGGAGCGCAGAGGGAAATGTGGGTGCAGCTGCGATGCGGGAAGGGCAGCAGAGCCACACTCCCGGCTCAGATGCAGCTCACACCGCAAAAGGGTGCAAGGGAGCAGCTGGTGCTCATCTGTCCCCCCCAGCTGAGGCCACTTCACATCCTGAGTGTGCCGCTGCTCCCAAGGCTCCTGGTGTGGAAGCAAAGCTGGGAGCACCCACTGGTCCTGATGGGCAGATCCTGGGGTATACCCAGACACTGGAATTACCACAGGGAGAGAGGGCTGCTGCAGAAGGGAGGCGTCTGGATGGAGCTCAAGGTCTGGAagtggggcagggagagaggctggaggcaggggAGAGGAGTTTAATGGAAAGTCAGGGTCTAGGACTAAAGCAGGACcatgatgatgatggtgcatCTGCACCAGGCTCCCTAGTCTCCGAGGTGCCATTGCAGATCAGCACACTAAAGCTGGAAGCAATGATGCAGGAGGATGTTCTCGTTCCAGATGTGCGGCGGTTAGGTGCTTCAGGACAGGCAGCCCAAAGCGAGCTCCAGGAGCAGGtctcagcacaggcagagaaGCCACAACACGTGATGGAAACAGAGAAGGTAGCTGCTGGACCTGCTGAGCTTCCAAAGCAAGAGGTGGCACCAGCATCACTCCTTCATACAAGGGTCCTACAGGAGGAAGATGCTGGGAACGATCCATTGGGGATGGTCCTTGGAGGCAGCTCACTGGGGGATGCAGCCAGCATGCAGCCTCAAAAGCAGCTCTTGGGAGAACAAAGCAAAGACCTCGAAGTTGGTCaatggaagaagcagcaagaggTTGGAAGGAAAATGAGCCAGGAAGGGGAGCCAATTCCGGGAGAGCCAAGGACTATCACTGCAGGTGGGGCAGGAGCTGTCCCAAGGGGTTCTTCTAAAGCCTCCCTGGACCCAGACCACCTCTACAATGTGCTGTTCGTTGGGGACTCCCATGTGGGCAAAACATCGTTCCTGTACCGGCTGCATGCCGACACCTTCAACCCGCACCTCACTGCCACTGTAG GACTGGATTATCAGGTGAAAAACTTCGTCGTGGACAACAAGCGCTTTGCTCTCCGCCTGTGGGATTCAGCTGGTCAAGAAAG GTACCACAGCATCACCAAGCAGTTCTTCCGGAAGGCGGATGGGGTTGTGCTGATGTACGATATCACATCAGAGTATTCCTTCCTGGACGTGCAGTACTGGCTGAGCTGTATCCAG gaaggagcagaagacaGAGTGACTATTCTGCTTCTTGGGAACAAAACtgactgtgctgcagagagacaggTCCCTACAGAGCAGGGGGAACGCCTGGCCAAG GAGCATCAGCTCATGTTTTACGAATGCAGTGCTGCCTCGGGCCACAATGTCTCCGAGTCCATGGTCAGCTTGATCAG gttgctcaaagttAATGAggataaactgaaaaataaggcagaagAGGTACCAAAGCTACCCCAGAAGAAaaagggctgctgctggtga